The following proteins are co-located in the Primulina tabacum isolate GXHZ01 chromosome 11, ASM2559414v2, whole genome shotgun sequence genome:
- the LOC142517838 gene encoding LOW QUALITY PROTEIN: protein BPS1, chloroplastic-like (The sequence of the model RefSeq protein was modified relative to this genomic sequence to represent the inferred CDS: deleted 1 base in 1 codon) — protein MSRAQEPQRPFLPFGNPFRMILPKGARLSPKLLALLNNFEETLAARLKKLKPADKEDVLRLSWMISAMVALCEIHTDIKTLITALELPVSDWEDKWIDVYLDNSVKLLDICISFSSEVARLKQGDLYLQCVLHNLSSASSDQFVRARSSLDGWSKHIGSKNPRLDNCFSVMDSLIQMLDEPKVKNSSKGKVLMRAMYGVKVVTLFICSSFAAAFSGSPKKLIDLPVPESYLWAGEFMAIQAFVNLEIRSIYSSKSFTILKELEAVDMRAKKLYPILEEDGVDPPIETGVLKESTLDLKKSVEIFSQGLDHLAKEVDRFFQIVLTGRDALISNLRIGGEWRRL, from the exons ATGAGCCGTGCACAAGAACCACAGAGGCCTTTCCTCCCATTCGGAAATCCCTTCCGAATGATTTTACCAAAAGGCGCTCGCCTTTCCCCAAAGCTCCTCGCTTTGTTGAATAATTTTGAGGAGACGTTGGCAGCAAGGCTTAAAAAGCTTAAGCCAGCTGATAAGGAAGATGTCCTCCGTCTATCATGGATGATTTCTGCAATGGTAGCCTTGTGTGAAATTCATACTGACATAAAAACTCTTATTACAGCACTTGAGCTCCCCGTCTCTGATTGGGAGGATAAGTGGATTGACGTTTACTTGGACAATAGTGTGAAGTTATTAGATATATGCATTTCTTTCAGCTCTGAAGTCGCTCGACTGAAACAAGGTGACCTTTATCTCCAGTGTGTTTTGCATAATTTGAGCAGTGCTTCATCTGATCAGTTTGTTCGGGCTCGATCATCGCTCGACGGATGGAGCAAGCATATTGGTTCAAAGAATCCAAGACTTGATAACTGTTTTTCGGTAATGGACAGTCTGATCCAAATGCTAGATGAACCGAAGGTTAAAAACTCTTCAAAGGGAAAGGTCTTAATGCGAGCTATGTATGGAGTGAAGGTTGTGACCCTCTTCATTTGCAGCAGTTTTGCAGCTGCATTCTCCGGTTCTCCTAAAAAGTTGATAGACCTTCCAGTTCCAGAGTCTTACTTGTGGGCGGGTGAATTTATGGCAATTCAGGCATTCGTTAATTTGGAGATAAGAAGCATATATTCCAGCAAAAGTTTCACCATATTGAAAGAACTTGAAGCTGTTGATATGAGAGCAAAGAAGTTGTACCCTATT CTGGAAGAAGATGGGGTAGACCCACCTATTGAAACTGGAGTATTGAAAGAGTCGACCCtggatttaaaaaaatcggTAGAAATTTTCTCACAAGGGCTTGATCACCTTGCAAAGGAGGTGGACAGGTTCTTCCAAATTGTTTTAACTGGACGCGACGCATTGATTTCTAACCTTAGAATTGGTGGGGAGTGGCGACGCCTTTGA
- the LOC142518157 gene encoding mechanosensitive ion channel protein 1, mitochondrial-like, translating into MAAVRISRLRPLCSSAKANCGIHIKPCVAYTSKSYHTGESGHVQNLESNSSRILFSNSAIYARCSRGGYFDACYTNKLMGSLVFRGSFSFVWISPFVSNRLFSSSTEGKGSITRDSNVIADSGASGSGVTDGGVGQDGWIGKANDIWQSAGEAMKYSGEKAKEVSDEAASHVQKIFDTYPYLRDVIVPVGGTLVGTLLAWSLLPSILRRFHRYSMQNPVALLARSSLWGSVPYEKSFWSAMEDPVRYFITFLAFLQIGEMVAPTVISSEYIVPAWRGAFIVSLVWFLHRWKTNVITRALAATSMEHVDRDKLLTLDKISSVGLLVVGLMALAEACGVAVQSVMTVGGIGGVATAFAARDILGNVLSGLSVQISRPFSIGDTIKAGSVEGQVVDMGLTTTSLLTAEKFPVIVPNSLFSSQVIVNKSRAKWRTMSTKIPLQIDDIDKISQISEDIKSMLRSNSNVFLEKEAPYCFLSCIERSYAVLTFGCNLKNVGNEAEQDILLQAVRIIQQHGAALGRTQENTLH; encoded by the exons ATGGCTGCGGTGAGAATTTCTCGGCTGAGACCTTTATGTTCTTCTGCAAAAGCTAATTGTGGTATTCATATTAAACCGTGTGTTGCATATACAAGTAAAAGTTATCACACTGGGGAATCTGGGCATGTGCAGAATCTTGAGAGCAATAGTTCTAGAATATTGTTTTCGAACTCTGCTATTTATGCTCGGTGTTCGAGAGGGGGTTACTTTGATGCATGTTATACGAACAAGCTAATGGGGAGTTTGGTTTTTCGAGGTAGTTTTTCATTTGTATGGATCAGCCCTTTCGTTAGTAATAGGCTGTTTTCCTCATCTACCGAGGGTAAAGGTAGCATAACTCGTGACTCAAATGTTATTGCTGATTCTGGTGCAAGTGGGAGTGGTGTGACTGATGGTGGTGTTGGACAGGACGGTTGGATTGGTAAAGCAAATGACATCTGGCAATCGGCTGGTGAAGCTATGAAATATAGTGGGGAAAAGGCAAAAGAAGTGTCAGATGAAGCTGCTTCTCATGTTCAAAAGATTTTTGATACCTATCCTTATCTTAGAGATGTTATTGTACCTGTAGGCGGAACTTTGGTCGGAACTTTACTGGCGTGGTCATTGTTGCCTAGTATCTTGAGGCGATTTCATAGATACTCCATGCAAAATCCAGTTGCTTTGTTGGCTAGGAGCTCGCTGTGGGGTTCTGTCCCTTATGAGAAAAGCTTTTGGAGTGCTATGGAGGACCCAGTTCGATATTTTATTACGTTCCTGGCATTTTTGCAAAT TGGTGAAATGGTAGCTCCAACAGTTATTTCTTCAGAGTACATCGTGCCTGCTTGGAGGGGTGCTTTTATTGTTTCACTTGTCTGGTTCCTGCATCGGTGGAAAACAAATGTTATTACTCGAGCTTTGGCAGCTACGAGCATGGAACATGTCGACAGGGATAAGTTGTTGACTCTGGACAAAATATCATCTGTTGGACTCCTTGTTGTGGGGTTGATGGCTTTAGCAGAGGCATGTGGAGTTGCTGTGCAGTCTGTTATGACTGTAGGAGGAATAGGAG GAGTGGCAACTGCCTTTGCTGCAAGGGACATACTTGGGAATGTTTTAAGCGGTCTTTCCGTGCAGATATCACGACCATTTTCGATTGGAGACACGATCAAa GCTGGGTCTGTGGAAGGTCAAGTGGTAGATATGGGTCTCACTACTACATCACTGCTGACTGCAGAAAAGTTTCCAGTTATTGTCCCGAATTCTCTGTTTTCCAGTCAG GTAATTGTGAATAAATCACGGGCCAAATGGCGAACCATGAGCACAAAAATTCCATTACAAATTGATGACATAGACAAGATTTCCCAGATATCAGAGGATATAAAAAGCATGCTTCGATCAAATTCAAATGTGTTCTTGGAGAAGGAGGCACCATATTGTTTCTTGTCTTGTATTGAGAGATCATATGCTGTTTTGACCTTTGGATGCAATTTAAAAAATGTG GGAAATGAGGCGGAGCAGGATATTCTTCTTCAGGCTGTCCGAATAATTCAACAACACGGTGCTGCATTAGGCAGAACTCAGGAAAACACTCTACATTGA
- the LOC142519580 gene encoding uncharacterized protein LOC142519580, with translation MPLCLREYNNNEPLIRTVDSQKISDSLSKNLTEVALQNPSFRERTRLEHVVFGIGASSKLWDRRKEYIKIWWRPDEMRGFAWLDQPVDHDESLPQVKISSNTSEFPYNHVGGDRSALRISRIVSEIVRLELDDVRWIVLGDDDTFFVADNLVRVLSKYDHTKFYYIGSTTESHRQNLYFSYHMAYGGGGFAISYPLAKELEKMQDRCMQRYPTMYGSDDRIHACMSELGVPLTKEVGFHQLDIYGNPMGLLSAHPVAPLVTLHHLDVMDPIFPNVDQAHALKRLRMPMRLDSAALMQQSICYDKARNWTISNSWGYTSHIYRGLIRAIDMEKPTRTFLDWYRGGDGAGLIFNTRPFGTNSCERPSVYVLSNAVFNNATNQTASEYVLSNSERSCGWKMDYDPSSIYRVEVYKKPDPNLWDKPPRRNCCTVLSTQKEGTVAVDVHECAEGETIEI, from the exons ATGCCCCTTTGTTTAAGAGAGTACAATAACAACGAGCCTTTAATCAGAACAGTAGATTCTCAAAAAATTTCTGATTCCCTTTCAAAAAACCTTACAGAAGTTGCACTTCAAAACCCTAGTTTTCGAGAGAGAACCCGACTCGAACACGTCGTTTTTGGTATCGGAGCATCTTCTAAACTATGGGACAGGAGGAAAGAGTACATCAAAATATGGTGGAGGCCGGACGAGATGCGAGGTTTTGCATGGCTGGATCAGCCGGTCGACCACGACGAGTCCCTCCCTCAAGTGAAAATATCGAGTAATACTTCAGAATTCCCGTATAACCACGTGGGTGGTGACCGTTCTGCTTTAAGAATATCACGTATAGTGTCGGAGATCGTTAGGTTGGAGTTGGATGATGTGAGATGGATCGTGTTGGGAGACGACGATACGTTTTTCGTGGCCGATAATCTTGTTAGGGTTTTGTCCAAATATGATCATACCAAGTTTTATTATATTGGTAGTACCACGGAAAGTCATAGGCAAAACTTATATTTTTCATATCATATGGCTTATGGAGGAGGAGGGTTTGCCATAAGTTATCCATTGGCTAAAGAACTTGAAAAAATGCAAGATAGATGCATGCAGAGGTATCCCACGATGTACGGCTCAGATGATCGGATCCACGCTTGCATGTCTGAACTTGGAGTTCCTCTCACCAAGGAAGTTGGATTTCACCAG CTGGACATATACGGCAATCCAATGGGACTATTATCTGCGCATCCGGTAGCACCATTAGTTACACTCCACCACCTCGATGTAATGGACCCGATATTCCCAAATGTGGACCAGGCACACGCCCTTAAACGACTTAGGATGCCGATGAGACTGGACTCAGCTGCGCTCATGCAGCAGTCCATATGTTATGATAAAGCTCGTAACTGGACGATTTCGAACTCATGGGGCTACACCTCCCACATCTATAGGGGTCTTATTCGGGCTATCGACATGGAAAAGCCTACAAGAACCTTTCTGGACTGGTACCGAGGAGGCGATGGTGCTGGTTTGATATTCAACACTAGACCTTTTGGAACGAATTCTTGTGAAAGGCCGTCTGTTTACGTGCTGTCGAATGCTGTGTTTAACAATGCAACAAACCAAACGGCTAGCGAATACGTCCTGTCGAATTCAGAGAGAAGCTGTGGTTGGAAGATGGATTATGATCCTTCTAGTATTTATAGAGTGGAAGTTTATAAGAAGCCTGATCCTAATCTATGGGACAAG CCTCCAAGGAGAAACTGTTGCACAgtgctttcaacacaaaaagaAGGGACAGTGGCAGTTGATGTTCATGAATGTGCAGAAGGCGAAACaattgaaatttga
- the LOC142518576 gene encoding uncharacterized protein LOC142518576 — protein MATFLLFKPVLISPSPALHSNHLIFSPDYRQKVYKFRCSAKNTTNQDSEPENLLLKIAWYGSEFLGIAASFLRSPTRTEDAGGGVSELFVDGFGKIDRAVVVAAIKEDFQRSYFVTGNLALDAYEEDCEFADPAGSFRGLSRFKRNCTNFGYLLEKSNMKLMKWEDFEEKGIGHWRFICVMSFPWKPILSATGYTEYYFDEKSGKICRHVEHWNVPKMTLLKQILKPCRGLFSNKSSK, from the exons ATGGCCACTTTTCTTTTATTCAAACCAGTACTTATCTCTCCCTCTCCAGCCCTACATTCTAACCATCTGATTTTTAGTCCTGATTATCGCCAAAAAGTTTACAAATTCCGATGCAGTGCAAAAAACACAACGAATCAAGATTCTGAACCTGAAAATTTGTTGCTCAAAATCGCCTGGTATGGCTCTGAATTTCTTGGTATAGCTGCTTCCTTCCTCCGTTCTCCAACGAGAACAGAGGATGCAGGAGGAGGTGTCTCAGAGCTTTTTGTTGATGGGTTTGGAAAGATTGATCGGGCTGTGGTTGTGGCAGCCATCAAAGAGGACTTTCAAAGATCATACTTTGTCACTG GAAATCTGGCACTTGATGCTTATGAAGAGGATTGTGAATTTGCTGATCCAGCGGGTTCCTTTCGAGGGCTAAGTCGATTCAAAAGAAACTGTACCAATTTTGGTTATCTCCTCGAAAAGTCAAATATGAAACTCATGAAATGGGAGGATTTTGAG GAGAAAGGAATTGGGCACTGGCGGTTTATATGTGTCATGTCATTTCCTTGGAAGCCCATTCTTTCAG CTACTGGTTATACAGAGTATTACTTTGATGAAAAATCTGGAAAAATATGCAG GCATGTGGAACATTGGAATGTACCCAAAATGACTCTTTTGAAGCAAATCTTAAAGCCTTGCAGGGGATTATTTAGCAATAAATCTAGCAAGTAG